The following is a genomic window from Neodiprion pinetum isolate iyNeoPine1 chromosome 3, iyNeoPine1.2, whole genome shotgun sequence.
TCGAATTTCCATACGACTGATTCTAGGTACAAACAGTTTTGGCCCTACTTTAGATGCCTGTTCAGCTCCTCGATGTAATTCTTTTGGTCTAGAACAGTGGTCATATTGTCGTTCTCCAGTTCGTCGTCCGGTGATTCGCCTGGAATGTGATTGCTGCTTCTGAGGTAAAGGGAGAAGTCGATTACACCCTGCTGGCAGTCCAGGTCTTCTTCCTGTTTCGCGCAATCGATACCCATCAAGATAATTAGCATCGGATTAACTCTATCACTCGCTGCCAGGTTTCGCTACACTAACCTTGACACAGAAGTTGCAGTCTATAACATTGAGGCCAACCAGCAAACCCATTACAACAATGGCTTCGTCGCTCATCATTAGTGCGTCCGGTTCAAAGTATTCAGATAGAATGTCGTCCTTGTGATCGATTAGCACTTTTAGGTAATCCGCAAGTTTTTTTTGCATCAGCGCCATCCTCAGCCAAGCTCGTGCTCGGCCCATCGCTGTCCTGAAAATATCAGGACTTTGAGGATAAAATCTTCATTACACCAGTTGAGTTGAGTTCCGACTTGAATTCGCGAAATAATATCCACAAGCTATTCCAGACTGTGTTTCACGGATTTGCGAATGAGGTTGATTGATACCTGACGGTCGGTAGGTCGCGGATACTTGAGGTGATATCTTGTGCTTCGGGACAGTATTTTTCCACAAGTTGAAGAATGTCCCAGAGTTCTTTTTTCGGGCCAAGGAGTCCCTGGAAAGTCAATTCGTTATTTGCTGATGTTGATTATGTTTTGACAAGACTGCGTTGAGCTTGCAGCCATACCTTCTTAGGCCGTAATCCGTGTCTAAGGACGTGTTCGAggacgatgaaaaaatgcTGCAAAGGCATATGATCCGAGTCCAGCATACGTCCATATTTCAGAGACGTCTCGATCAATTCCTTAACGATCAGCTTCGAAATATTGACTAGGTTGCTTCGTTCGATAATCACTGGATCTCGTGctgtaaaaataacaaattgcCCAATCCGGAGTGTCAGGATCACAGCTAAGGTGGGCTTATTTATCTTCTCCGTCGTTcaaattttgtcgaaaattcgaaaaaccgTGATACTCTCTAAGTCATGTAGAACTGTCTTGGAACTGCAGACCACGTATTCAAATATAAACCGTGTATttagagtaaaaaatttgatggaTTGTCCCGCAATTCATATAATCGATTCGAGAAGCAAAGCCACCGCTTAAATTTTGCCATCGCATGCGGCACGAAAAGAATTTAGCAAAAATTGAGATACTGCGAAGCAAGCCAATACAGATGTGATTGTACAACGCGCAATACAACTGCAGCGTCAAATTGTGTAAACAACTGCACAAATGAAGAATGCagaaaataaagtttcaaaTCCAATTGATCATGTATTGGCATGACGCGGGACGAAGCACAACGTGTGTTACGATCAGTTAAATGGCATGCAACAAAACTAATTCGAACAAGGCAGAGTGAGATATGTCAAAGCTGAAGCTATTCAACCTTTACCGAGTACCCAAACCAAgtatgaagtgaaaaaaaacgagttCCACCCGAAGTTGTGTCTCTTACCCTTACATGAAAGCATGATGACGATTAATACGGGAAGATAACGAGAGTAAATACAGTGAATCCAGAgtgaaagtttgaaaagacGAAGAAACAAAAGATTAGCGACAAGTTAAACATTATACGCTTTTACTGATTCGATGAGTACAGCGTCTACGGAAGAATTTAAAGGTGATTCATTGAGCCCAATTGACATCGTCTACCTCATGAACGGGTTTCAGACTTTTTCCATCAAAATACAGCGTATATCAAGGATAAATCAGctaggaaaagagaaaaaaccgGTCAAGAAATCTCCAGCAATACTGTGTGCGCCAGTCATAGTGAACACGGCTAAAATAACTTCCCTGCTATAATAATACgtagaaaattcgaataacacaagCTATCAACAGTAagagaaaagtttttataGTTATAACGTCCTGAATGATCAAACTCTGATGTTTTTATCCAACTCTATTTTTTTGGGTTTATTTTGttcataataaaaatatctaaaaatcGCCTGAACcaaatttcacaaataattatttccaaacaTGGGAAAGAAATATATCTCTTCAATGATGCTATAAAAACAGACGTTCATCgtcaaaatcaaaatcaaaatcattAGATTCGAATCAATAACaccaaaattgaataattttttgccattttCTTTACGGAACTTTTTCTCAAACTATTGATACCGCAGCTTGTGTTATTCGAAATtgcttaaatttattattatcacacAGTATGGTTGTTCCGCATCGTGCGTATTCACTATATCATTGTCACAAACAGTGTTTACGgagatttttcaacatttttctcgttttccaGCCTCCGATTCCAATTTGATTGCGGGAGCTTCATCCTTAGATTGCTCCGCGATTATTCGAgtgcaaataataatacagaCACAAGAAGCTGGAGAAGAGTGGCAATGGTGGCGAGCTGGACATAAGTGCGTCGCAAAGCGAAGGAGTTTCGTGTCGTTGGTGACGGTGTCGTTCGTGATGGTGGTTTGTACCGCTAAGCGGCAACGGAGGTGACGGTGAACGCTGCATGGAGTCCTGCATCGAGAATTCGACGTCCTGAAGCTCCTTCAGGCATAGCCATTCCCCGTCGACGGATACCCGGAAGTTGCACAGGTAGATGGTGTCCTGGGCCCCGGCCATGTCTTGTTCGATCATTACCCCGCcgtcgccgccgccgccgccgcccccGTGATGATGTTCGCTGAAAGGCCGCAGCTTCACGCCGGTCTGAGATTCTTGTCGCATAGGAATTCGTCCAAGGCGCCCTCTGGTTCTCGATATCGACCGGGTTCTATGGCGTCACCGCTGACCGCTTTTGCAACTTTTCGCAAAATCCGTACGCTTCAAACTGACTGGTTAGGCGACTTTGGTAGGAAGTCCTCCAGCAAGCAGTCGCTTCCTTTCCCGGATATCCTCGTATTTAATTCGGGCCTCGGGCCCACTTCCTTCGGACTGATATTTGTGATTTATTCGGTTCAAGTCCGCAACGGTTGACGGAAAAAGAACTGAACAACAACAAATAAACGACACACTCTCCGAAGTCACTGGTACCACGTGTTATTCGTACTCTGCAGTTTGCTTGTAGTTTCATTTAACGTTTTCCCTTCGGCGACTCCCACGGGTCCCATAATTATATTTTGCATCAATTGCACTGCAACGCGGATTAGCGATGTCTACAAAACGTAGTATCTAAGGACGAACTGTTTTCTTTTGCGCAACCTTTCACGGCCCGGTACGAAGTCTTGGCCTTAATACAATTGTTATCATCGCAAAGAGCGAAAGGTCTTGCACTGAAATCTTTCGAATGCACTCTGACAGCGCAATTCCCGGCGAAAATGTCCAGAGGCAAAGGGGCTGCCGATTATTGATTTTTGCACCGACTTTGCCTCCACCTACGTTAATCAATAATACCGCCAACACTGGCATCGCAAGGTGCTGCTTTCGTTAGACACAATTCAGAAGCAGTAAGACCGCTTGATTACCAGTCGGCAAGGTAGAACGAGTGAGGCTGGGCAACATCCGGTATCGTGAAAATTGGCATTGGAAAGTCCAAGAACTTTTGGACGTTATTGTAACCGATTACATATAGGGGTACATTCTGTTGGATATAACAGGTACGCAGATGCAGTACCATTGTACTGTTTGTCGTTATAGTTTGTGCATGGAATTACTAATACTCTGAAGTGAGAAAAAGTTGGACAATCAGTTTTCCAGCGATTCATTACACATATGTATTCCTATAACAGGTCCAGGGACCGGAAAAAGTTCTCGGAGGATTCTAGGACTTGAGATTCTAACTTGCTCTGctcgccatttttcaaatatatgtataataaaccaAAGATTCATTTTGTGGAAAGCCTTCGATCTATCGAGCACTTTTCAGACCACTGTGGCTTAAAGCGAAAGTAATTTAGTTTCCCaagaatttttccatcaatttaACTGTTCACAACTCAAGTCCGTTATTCTTTCAGTTTTACTACCGTTATCAATCTCCGTGGCAGAATTGTTATTAGATACAAGAAATGCATAAGAGGGTTAGTACCGGCAAAGAAAACTTAAGAAAGTATCAAGAAAGCAATAAGAAAGCGAAAGAGAGACATTCAACATAGAGAGTACAGATTACTTTTATTCCTTCTGTTAATGGTGAATAAGGTTTTTTATCAGTCTGGTTTTACACTGACCAGTTTCTAGCATTCATACTTTCCGAAATTGATCCCACAAAACGTAAGAGGAGTCTTTCGGTTGCTCCACGCGCAGAGAAAGTATTTTGCAAATTCACcgaatatatttacaattagtcaTAAGAATTATTTgcctcaaatatttttcattcgagaCAGATAAATGGCGTTTCGTTAAATAACGCAATTCGCTTaccaaattataaaatttcttcgaCTCTAAAATACACTTGTTTCACCATATTTGACCCAGTCAAATAAATGTCTTCGTTCTTTGTATGCAACAccttctttgtattttttagaTTTCCAATCCTGCAGCTTGCGTTAGTACCAGCATGAAATTTACGATCATATTAGCGTCAAAGCAACAGTAagcaataataatacgtaGAGACTCACAGAAACAATAGGTATGTTACGTATTGTGAATAGTCATGTTAATGTTTCTTGGTGTGAAAATGCGTTATGTTATGTGTGTGTTATATCGTTTAGTACTTCTTTTATATCACTGCTACATGCCACAATTCCAattcgaaaatgaattttcatttattccatACTAAACAAGCCGCGAATGTGACAAATCACTGAAATTCCGTTCGtccatttctctttcttcttatTCGCTATGCGAACAATTTTCGGCatgaatacaatttttttcctcatctttcAAAGGTCAAGTATAACGttccataaaaataaataatgcgACCTAATATTGAACTTGGGTAAGACATATTTGTACACCATATCGAAATTTCGTTATTTACCTTTTGCCTCATAGTTGGACTGCGATCGTCCAAAATTGTACGagatattcaattttgttaCGAAATCTGTGAACcacgaataaattaaattcatatAATATTCGATATTGGTTTCTTGAAAGAAAAGATAACGATTCAAACCttcttaaataatttattaacagATTACAGCCAGTAGTTAACGTTTATAAATCAATTAGAATGATCAATAATTGTATCAACTGCCACGTGAcaaatcattcaaattttcgatacgACACTACAAAAACGAACAAGATATAACAGCATACAAGAATTCTACGGAAAGTAAGTACCAAAGGTTTTTCAATCGTACAACATGTACTGAAAATAAATACCGTGTATCCATTACTACAAGGTGCAGTTTTCTTGCAATGCAATTCCATAGGCACAGACGCGAATAGAACGCACCGCACGCGTTGGTCCCGAAAACGCGCGAAAAACACTCCGATCCTCCATTGTCAGTGGATTCAAAAAGTAATGAGGTATTCCGACGAGCCGTGCAGAGTCGCCACctggcgtcgcgacgctcacTGTCGTCTCGAGTCCGAAACTCGTCGGAGACAATATGCCACGCGCTTCGGACGAGCAGTGGCGTCGGCGCGGCGGCTTTGGCGTCGATTTAATTGGCCAGAAAATCGCCATCGTCGAGTGCCAATAACAGCggaaattgttgtttttttttttgtttttttttttctttttttctttttgtttttacttccGTTTCTCCATA
Proteins encoded in this region:
- the LOC124213876 gene encoding protein RUFY3 isoform X5 → MRQESQTGVKLRPFSEHHHGGGGGGGDGGVMIEQDMAGAQDTIYLCNFRVSVDGEWLCLKELQDVEFSMQDSMQRSPSPPLPLSGTNHHHERHRHQRHETPSLCDALMSSSPPLPLFSSFLSRDPVIIERSNLVNISKLIVKELIETSLKYGRMLDSDHMPLQHFFIVLEHVLRHGLRPKKGLLGPKKELWDILQLVEKYCPEAQDITSSIRDLPTVRTAMGRARAWLRMALMQKKLADYLKVLIDHKDDILSEYFEPDALMMSDEAIVVMGLLVGLNVIDCNFCVKEEDLDCQQGVIDFSLYLRSSNHIPGESPDDELENDNMTTVLDQKNYIEELNRHLNATVTNLQTKVESLTTTNALMKEDLAIAKNNILSLHDENRQLKKELGIEVKDPNENGKAPVKITETTSEIEELRSRLEVEKKQRLEAERELELQVSMKSEMEVAMKLLEKDIHEKQDTIISLRRQLDDIKSINLEMYKKLQECEHELTQKGEMVSRLHAKTNQIGKLLNNLEKYNHLMKDAECGRSPTTPVTGSKSFVKNSPTSPRVSVGELARFQQSDPDRTANSEKVPREASIEEAKD